A single genomic interval of Streptococcus suis harbors:
- a CDS encoding PTS sugar transporter subunit IIA yields the protein MQKIVIATHERLAEGYYRTLNYLIPEMPEIIILSAYIETNSIQEQVDDIYQNLKDEDKLIVLTDIAAGSVNQSFCRYISRPNTLIVSGINLPLVMSIILEAMHTELDLPKIRTLVSEAQEQLLVVNDVLRNFEIETDE from the coding sequence ATGCAAAAAATTGTTATTGCGACTCACGAAAGATTGGCAGAAGGTTATTATAGAACATTGAATTATCTTATCCCAGAGATGCCTGAAATAATAATTCTCTCCGCTTATATTGAGACTAATTCTATACAAGAACAAGTAGATGATATCTATCAAAATTTGAAGGATGAGGATAAACTTATCGTACTTACAGATATTGCTGCTGGATCAGTTAATCAAAGCTTTTGTCGCTATATTTCAAGGCCAAATACACTAATAGTTTCAGGAATAAATTTACCCTTGGTAATGAGCATTATTTTGGAGGCGATGCATACTGAACTAGACTTACCTAAAATACGAACATTAGTCAGTGAAGCTCAAGAGCAGTTACTTGTTGTTAATGATGTCCTACGAAATTTTGAGATAGAAACAGATGAGTAA
- a CDS encoding M24 family metallopeptidase, whose translation MSKLHHVKSYLEANKMDLAIFSDPVSIYYLTGYHSDPHERHMMLFVMPDHDSLLFLPALDVERAVATVDFPVAGYMDSENPWQIIKSKLPQKSFSAIGAEFDNLNLTRYHGLQSIFSQPFSDITPLINTMKLIKSRDEIEKMLVAGEFADKAMQVGFNNISLDVTETDIIAQIEFEMKKQGISKMSFETMVLTGDNAANPHGIPSTNKIENNALLLFDLGVETLGYTSDMTRTVAVGKPDQFKKDIYNLTLEAHMAAVNMIKPGVTAGEIDYVARSVIEKAGYSEYFNHRLGHGLGMSVHEFPSIMEGNDLVIEEGMCFSVEPGIYIPGKVGVRIEDSGYVTKNGFEVFTQTPKELLYF comes from the coding sequence ATGTCAAAATTACATCATGTTAAATCCTACTTAGAAGCCAACAAAATGGACTTGGCAATCTTCTCTGATCCAGTTAGCATCTATTATCTGACTGGCTATCATAGTGATCCTCATGAGCGCCACATGATGCTCTTTGTTATGCCTGACCACGACTCACTACTCTTTCTCCCTGCCTTGGATGTAGAGCGTGCGGTTGCCACTGTTGATTTTCCTGTAGCCGGCTATATGGACTCAGAAAATCCATGGCAGATTATCAAGAGCAAATTACCACAAAAATCTTTCTCAGCAATCGGTGCAGAATTTGATAATTTGAATTTAACCCGCTACCATGGTCTTCAGTCTATCTTTAGCCAACCATTTTCAGACATTACGCCTCTGATTAATACTATGAAATTGATCAAGTCTCGTGATGAAATTGAAAAAATGCTGGTTGCTGGAGAGTTTGCAGATAAGGCTATGCAGGTTGGTTTCAATAACATCTCACTCGATGTGACCGAAACTGATATTATTGCTCAGATTGAATTTGAAATGAAGAAACAAGGCATCTCAAAAATGAGCTTTGAGACCATGGTCTTAACAGGCGACAATGCCGCAAATCCACACGGTATTCCCTCAACAAACAAAATCGAGAATAACGCTCTGCTATTGTTCGACCTAGGCGTGGAAACTTTGGGTTATACGTCTGATATGACACGGACTGTCGCTGTCGGTAAACCTGATCAGTTTAAAAAAGATATTTACAACTTGACTCTGGAGGCTCACATGGCCGCGGTCAATATGATTAAGCCTGGTGTGACTGCTGGCGAGATTGACTATGTCGCTCGCTCTGTGATTGAAAAAGCAGGTTATAGCGAGTACTTCAACCACCGACTCGGTCACGGTTTGGGAATGAGCGTCCATGAATTCCCATCGATTATGGAAGGCAATGATTTAGTCATCGAAGAAGGTATGTGTTTCTCTGTCGAGCCAGGTATTTACATCCCTGGAAAAGTTGGTGTTCGTATCGAGGATAGTGGTTACGTTACCAAAAATGGCTTTGAAGTCTTTACCCAGACGCCGAAAGAACTCTTGTATTTTTAA
- the ccpA gene encoding catabolite control protein A — translation MLNTDDTVTIYDVAREAGVSMATVSRVVNGNKNVKENTRKKVLEVIDRLDYRPNAVARGLASKKTTTVGVVIPNIANAYFATLAKGIDDIADMYKYNIVLANSDENDEKEINVVNTLFSKQVDGIIFMGYHLTDKIRAEFSRSRTPIVLAGTVDLEHQLPSVNIDYAAASVDAVNLLAKNNKKIAFVSGPLVDDINGKVRFAGYKQGLKDNGIEFNEGLVFESKYKYEEGYALAERILNAGATAAYVAEDEIAAGLLNGVSDMGVKVPEDFEIITSDDSLVTKFTRPNLTSINQPLYDIGAIAMRMLTKIMHKEELENREVVLNHGIKVRKSTK, via the coding sequence ATGTTAAACACTGATGATACGGTTACGATTTACGATGTCGCCCGTGAAGCAGGTGTATCCATGGCGACAGTATCGCGCGTGGTAAATGGGAATAAAAACGTAAAGGAAAATACTCGTAAAAAAGTATTAGAAGTCATCGACCGTTTGGATTATCGTCCAAATGCTGTTGCACGTGGATTGGCCAGCAAGAAGACTACCACTGTGGGGGTTGTGATTCCAAATATTGCTAATGCTTATTTTGCAACCTTGGCCAAAGGTATCGATGATATTGCCGATATGTACAAATACAATATCGTCCTAGCAAACAGTGATGAAAATGATGAGAAAGAAATCAATGTGGTAAATACCCTATTCTCAAAACAGGTGGACGGAATCATTTTCATGGGCTATCATTTGACAGACAAGATTCGTGCGGAGTTTTCACGCTCACGTACACCGATTGTTTTAGCTGGTACCGTGGACTTGGAGCACCAATTACCTAGCGTCAATATTGACTATGCTGCCGCTAGTGTTGATGCAGTCAATCTATTAGCTAAGAACAACAAGAAAATTGCCTTTGTATCAGGGCCGCTTGTAGATGACATCAACGGTAAAGTTCGTTTTGCAGGCTACAAACAAGGCTTGAAGGACAACGGAATCGAGTTTAACGAAGGATTGGTTTTTGAATCCAAGTATAAATACGAGGAAGGCTATGCTCTAGCAGAACGTATTTTGAATGCCGGAGCAACTGCAGCTTATGTTGCAGAAGATGAGATTGCTGCAGGTCTATTGAATGGTGTCAGTGATATGGGCGTCAAGGTTCCAGAAGACTTTGAAATCATTACAAGTGATGATTCCCTAGTGACCAAGTTTACCCGTCCAAACCTGACCTCTATCAATCAGCCACTATATGATATTGGTGCAATTGCTATGCGCATGCTTACCAAAATCATGCACAAGGAAGAGTTGGAAAACCGTGAGGTAGTTCTTAACCACGGAATCAAAGTACGGAAATCAACTAAGTGA
- a CDS encoding Spy0128 family protein, translated as MNTKKWRTSLLIPGIVLFGTVALVNNVSAQEVKNTIISAKQPDGGQATSKTVNVKIPAVVRLFGRELLENEFKFELREVDSEKLIDTTQNTKEGQVRFKNLSFDKPGEYWYTISEVKNELSGVEYDSKYIVAKITVEDRNNGQLQAMIEFIADDNVFNNFYTPAPAAASLSIKKVLEGRTLNTGEFEFVLKNEKGDEIEKVSNQADGSVNFSALTFTKEGTYTYTVSEVDGGLGDIIYDKSDIKATVTVKDNNHGQLVSTVTYENSVQIFENILNPGKLIAPTTDSVITDNEVSKEAMTDKEKGNIEPPKEQIANEEKDNIEASEKQMPSIVNDMVVTPEKQMTNKENDNIEISEKQMPSVMNENAVTPEKQMTNKENDKVVISEKQMPSVVNENAVTPEKQMTNKENDNIVISEKQMPSVVNENAVTPEKQMTNKENDNIVISEKQMPSVVNENAVTPEKQMANKEKDNVETSEKQMPVNEKNNAVTPEKQMTNKENDNIVISEKQMPSVMNENAVTPEKQMTNKENDNIVISEKQMPSVMNENAVTPEKQMTNKENDNIETSEKQMPSIVNDMVATPQEQMANKENDNVETSEKQMPVNEKDNAVTPEKQMANTEKENIETSKKQIPVNENNQNGTVEENSNTKPTTEKTDKQETSTFKTETAKQILPVTGEKGSLWLLTSGIIGLAITLFTRKRKL; from the coding sequence ATGAATACTAAGAAATGGAGAACATCGCTCCTAATACCAGGAATAGTATTATTTGGAACTGTTGCTCTAGTGAATAATGTATCGGCACAAGAAGTAAAAAATACCATCATCAGCGCAAAACAACCTGATGGGGGACAGGCTACTTCAAAGACGGTTAATGTCAAAATACCAGCAGTAGTACGACTATTTGGTCGTGAGCTTCTAGAAAATGAATTTAAATTTGAGCTTAGAGAAGTGGATAGTGAGAAACTTATTGATACAACTCAAAATACAAAAGAGGGTCAAGTTAGATTTAAAAATCTATCATTCGATAAGCCCGGCGAATATTGGTATACAATTTCAGAAGTAAAAAATGAGCTTAGTGGTGTTGAGTATGATTCAAAATATATTGTAGCAAAAATAACTGTAGAAGATCGAAACAACGGACAATTACAGGCAATGATTGAATTTATTGCTGATGACAATGTCTTTAACAATTTCTATACACCTGCTCCAGCTGCTGCTAGTCTTTCGATAAAAAAAGTCCTCGAGGGACGTACCTTAAACACCGGTGAATTCGAATTTGTTTTAAAAAATGAAAAAGGCGATGAAATCGAAAAGGTAAGCAATCAAGCAGATGGTTCTGTAAACTTTAGTGCCCTAACATTTACAAAAGAGGGAACCTATACCTACACTGTTTCAGAAGTTGATGGTGGACTTGGCGATATTATCTATGACAAATCAGATATTAAGGCCACTGTCACTGTGAAAGATAACAATCACGGACAACTAGTCTCAACAGTGACTTATGAAAATAGCGTTCAAATCTTCGAGAATATTTTGAATCCTGGGAAGTTAATAGCGCCAACCACGGATAGCGTTATTACTGATAATGAAGTCTCTAAGGAAGCAATGACCGATAAAGAGAAGGGAAATATCGAACCCCCTAAAGAGCAAATAGCTAATGAAGAGAAGGATAATATTGAAGCCTCTGAAAAACAGATGCCAAGCATTGTGAACGACATGGTCGTAACACCTGAAAAGCAAATGACTAATAAAGAGAACGATAATATTGAAATCTCTGAAAAACAAATGCCGAGTGTTATGAACGAAAATGCCGTAACACCTGAAAAGCAAATGACTAATAAAGAGAACGATAAGGTTGTAATCTCTGAAAAACAGATGCCGAGTGTTGTGAACGAAAATGCCGTAACACCTGAAAAGCAAATGACTAATAAAGAGAACGATAATATTGTAATCTCTGAAAAACAAATGCCGAGTGTTGTGAACGAAAATGCCGTAACACCTGAAAAACAAATGACTAATAAAGAGAACGATAATATTGTAATCTCTGAAAAACAAATGCCGAGTGTTGTGAACGAAAATGCCGTAACACCTGAAAAGCAAATGGCTAATAAAGAGAAGGATAATGTTGAAACCTCTGAAAAACAGATGCCTGTTAATGAGAAGAACAATGCCGTAACACCTGAAAAGCAAATGACTAATAAAGAGAACGATAATATTGTAATCTCTGAAAAACAAATGCCAAGTGTTATGAACGAAAATGCCGTAACACCTGAAAAGCAAATGACTAATAAAGAGAACGATAATATTGTAATCTCTGAAAAACAAATGCCAAGTGTTATGAACGAAAATGCCGTAACACCTGAAAAGCAAATGACTAATAAAGAGAACGATAATATTGAAACCTCTGAAAAACAAATGCCAAGCATTGTGAACGACATGGTCGCAACACCTCAAGAACAAATGGCTAATAAAGAGAACGATAATGTTGAAACCTCTGAAAAACAGATGCCTGTTAATGAGAAGGACAATGCCGTAACACCTGAAAAGCAAATGGCTAATACAGAGAAGGAAAATATCGAAACCTCTAAAAAACAGATACCTGTTAATGAGAACAACCAAAATGGTACAGTCGAAGAAAATTCAAACACTAAACCAACAACTGAAAAAACAGACAAGCAGGAGACTTCAACATTTAAAACCGAAACTGCTAAGCAAATCTTACCAGTAACTGGTGAGAAAGGAAGTTTATGGTTATTGACAAGTGGTATTATCGGGCTTGCAATTACGTTATTTACACGTAAACGTAAATTATAA
- a CDS encoding glycosyltransferase family 4 protein yields MKVLLYLEGKTVLEKSGIGRALQHQMEALDMAGIPYTTDLLGDYDVIHINTYGPRSWLLLHAAKRSGKKVIMHGHSTKEDFQNSFIGSNTLAPFVGKYLASMYQKADFVITPSEYSKKLIQSYGVTTPIIAVSNGIDLDKYKKDERKEAIFREHFKIEEGQPVVVSAGLYFRRKGIEDFVKVAEKMPHVRFIWLGSINKWLIPSYIRKIVEGDHPANVEFPGYFKGAVFQGAMSGADAFFFPSYEETEGIVVLEALASHQHVVLRDIPVYDGWIDENVAELGHTVDDFVDSIQKILDKQVDKREAGYQVAVSRSIDNVSHQLVDAYRQVLEM; encoded by the coding sequence ATGAAAGTACTATTGTATTTAGAAGGTAAAACTGTTTTAGAGAAATCAGGAATTGGCCGGGCGCTTCAACACCAGATGGAAGCGCTAGATATGGCAGGCATTCCGTATACGACAGACCTGTTGGGAGATTACGATGTCATTCATATCAATACCTATGGTCCACGCTCCTGGTTACTGCTACATGCAGCCAAACGGAGTGGAAAAAAGGTAATCATGCATGGACATTCCACGAAGGAAGATTTTCAAAATTCCTTTATCGGTTCGAATACCCTAGCTCCTTTTGTGGGGAAATATCTAGCAAGCATGTACCAAAAGGCAGACTTTGTCATCACTCCTTCAGAGTATTCAAAAAAACTCATCCAGTCTTACGGTGTGACAACGCCAATTATAGCCGTTTCGAATGGTATTGATTTAGATAAATATAAGAAGGATGAACGTAAGGAAGCAATCTTTCGAGAGCATTTTAAAATTGAAGAAGGTCAGCCAGTTGTTGTCAGTGCAGGACTCTACTTCCGACGTAAAGGAATTGAAGACTTTGTCAAGGTAGCCGAAAAGATGCCGCATGTCCGCTTCATTTGGCTCGGTTCAATCAATAAGTGGCTGATTCCGTCATATATTAGAAAAATTGTTGAGGGAGATCATCCAGCGAATGTCGAGTTTCCAGGTTATTTTAAAGGTGCTGTTTTTCAAGGTGCAATGAGCGGAGCGGATGCCTTTTTCTTCCCATCGTATGAGGAAACAGAAGGGATTGTTGTTCTGGAAGCTCTTGCTAGTCATCAGCATGTTGTTCTACGAGATATTCCAGTTTACGATGGTTGGATTGACGAAAACGTTGCCGAATTGGGACATACAGTGGATGATTTTGTCGATTCTATTCAGAAAATCTTAGACAAGCAGGTTGATAAACGTGAGGCGGGCTACCAGGTTGCGGTTAGTCGCTCGATTGACAATGTTTCCCACCAATTGGTGGATGCCTATCGACAAGTATTGGAGATGTAA
- a CDS encoding glycosyltransferase family 4 protein: MRIGLFTDTYFPQVSGVATSIRTLKTELEKLGHTVFIFTTTDEDVNRYEDWDIIRIPSVPFFAFKDRRVAYAGFTDALKIASRYKLDIIHTHTEFSLGILGKMIAKELDIPVVHTYHTQYEDYVHYIAKGRIIRPGMVKYLVRAFLKDLDGVICPSEIVEDLLMSYNVPISKRVIPTGIDLAKFDRPEIGKDETDELREQLGIASDETMLLSLSRISHEKNIQAIVQAMPKILLENPKVKLVIVGGGPYTDDLQEMIAELNLDEHVQLTGMIAPSDTALYYKAADFFISASTSETQGLTFLESLASGTPILAHSNPYLKNVVTDKMFGTLFVREQELADAVVEAIVATPPMNPYVLDKKLYEISSTNFGRKVFEYYLDLKISYDFRKEHTNQDSVAEALIKEAIYLPQKVVVKSTDTTAKILKKSVEQVKSIRNFFE; this comes from the coding sequence ATGCGGATTGGATTGTTTACGGATACCTATTTTCCACAGGTTTCAGGAGTCGCGACTTCGATTCGGACTCTTAAGACAGAGTTGGAGAAATTGGGACATACGGTATTTATTTTTACGACGACAGATGAGGATGTGAATCGCTACGAAGATTGGGACATTATCCGAATTCCTAGCGTACCTTTTTTTGCCTTTAAAGATCGTCGAGTGGCCTACGCAGGTTTTACAGATGCCTTAAAAATTGCAAGTCGCTATAAACTAGATATTATTCATACTCATACAGAATTTTCTTTGGGGATTTTGGGGAAAATGATTGCCAAGGAACTAGATATTCCGGTGGTACATACTTATCACACCCAGTATGAAGACTACGTACACTATATTGCCAAGGGTAGGATTATTCGTCCCGGGATGGTTAAATATTTAGTACGGGCATTTTTAAAAGATTTGGATGGGGTAATTTGTCCTAGTGAAATCGTTGAAGATCTGTTAATGAGTTACAACGTTCCGATTTCTAAACGAGTAATTCCGACAGGAATTGACTTGGCAAAGTTTGATAGACCAGAAATTGGCAAGGATGAAACAGATGAGTTGCGGGAACAGCTAGGAATTGCTAGTGATGAAACGATGTTGCTAAGTCTATCTAGGATTTCTCACGAGAAGAATATCCAAGCAATCGTTCAGGCAATGCCAAAAATTTTGCTGGAAAATCCAAAGGTGAAGTTGGTCATTGTCGGAGGTGGACCTTATACAGATGATCTTCAGGAAATGATAGCGGAGCTTAATCTAGATGAACACGTCCAGCTGACGGGAATGATTGCACCAAGTGATACAGCACTTTATTATAAAGCTGCGGATTTCTTTATTTCTGCTTCGACCAGTGAAACACAGGGACTAACTTTCTTAGAAAGCTTAGCTTCGGGAACTCCTATTTTGGCACATAGCAATCCCTATTTAAAAAATGTTGTAACAGATAAGATGTTTGGGACACTCTTCGTTCGAGAACAGGAGTTGGCAGATGCCGTCGTTGAGGCGATTGTTGCTACGCCACCAATGAATCCGTATGTACTTGATAAGAAGCTCTATGAGATTTCTTCTACGAATTTTGGACGCAAGGTTTTTGAATATTATCTAGATTTGAAGATTTCGTATGATTTTAGAAAAGAACATACTAATCAAGATAGCGTAGCAGAAGCTTTGATAAAAGAAGCTATTTACCTACCGCAAAAAGTAGTAGTTAAATCAACAGACACGACAGCAAAAATATTGAAAAAATCAGTCGAACAAGTAAAATCAATCCGGAATTTCTTTGAATAA
- the thrS gene encoding threonine--tRNA ligase, with amino-acid sequence MLKITFPDGAVREYQAGVTTFEIAESISKSLAKKALAGKFNGKLIDTTRAIEEDGTLEIVTPDHEDALDILRHSAAHLFAQAARRLFPDIKLGVGPAIQDGFYYDTDNAAGQISNEDLPRIQEEMMKIVKENFPSERREVTKEEALEIFKNDPYKLELIEEHSDDEGGLTIYTQGEYVDLCRGPHVPSTGRIQIFELLNVAGAYWRGKSENPMMQRVYGTAWFDKKDLKAYLQMREEAKERDHRKLGKELDLFMISQEVGQGLPFWLPNGATIRRTLERYITDKELASGYQHVYTPPLASVELYKTSGHWEHYSEDMFPTMDMGDGEEFVLRPMNCPHHIQVYKNHVRSYRELPVRIAELGMMHRYEKSGALTGLQRVREMTLNDGHIFVTPEQIQEEFKKALQLIIDVYADFNLNDYRFRLSYRDPEDKEKYYDNDEMWENAQRMLKGAMDEMGVDYFEAEGEAAFYGPKLDIQVKTALGNEETLSTIQLDFLLPERFGLTYIGADGEEHRPVMIHRGVISTMERFTAILIETYKGAFPTWLAPTQVTMIPISVEAHLDYAWKVAKELQDRGVRVHVDERNEKMQYKIRQSQTSKIPYQLIVGDKEMEDNAVNVRRYGSKATQTQSVSEFVDHILADIARKSRPAEAE; translated from the coding sequence ATGCTTAAAATTACTTTCCCAGATGGTGCTGTTCGTGAGTACCAGGCTGGTGTGACAACTTTTGAAATTGCAGAGAGCATCAGCAAGTCTTTGGCGAAAAAGGCGCTTGCTGGTAAGTTCAATGGTAAATTGATTGACACTACTCGTGCTATTGAAGAGGACGGCACGCTTGAAATCGTAACACCTGACCACGAGGATGCCTTGGACATCTTGCGTCACTCAGCTGCCCACTTATTTGCCCAAGCGGCTCGTCGTCTTTTCCCAGACATCAAGTTGGGGGTTGGTCCAGCTATTCAGGATGGTTTCTACTATGATACGGACAATGCAGCAGGTCAGATTTCAAATGAAGACCTGCCACGTATTCAGGAAGAAATGATGAAGATTGTCAAGGAAAACTTCCCTTCTGAACGTCGTGAGGTGACCAAGGAAGAAGCTCTTGAAATTTTCAAAAATGATCCCTATAAGCTTGAGTTGATTGAGGAACATTCTGATGATGAAGGTGGTCTGACTATTTATACGCAAGGTGAGTACGTTGACCTCTGCCGTGGTCCACACGTTCCGTCAACAGGCCGTATCCAGATTTTTGAATTGCTCAATGTGGCTGGTGCTTACTGGCGTGGTAAGAGCGAAAATCCAATGATGCAACGGGTTTATGGTACAGCTTGGTTTGACAAGAAAGACCTCAAGGCTTACCTTCAAATGCGTGAGGAAGCCAAAGAGCGTGACCACCGTAAACTTGGTAAGGAATTGGATCTATTCATGATCAGCCAAGAAGTTGGTCAAGGTTTGCCATTCTGGTTGCCAAATGGAGCGACTATCCGTCGTACCTTGGAGCGTTACATCACAGACAAGGAATTGGCTTCAGGTTACCAGCACGTTTATACACCACCTTTGGCTTCTGTCGAACTCTACAAGACCTCAGGTCACTGGGAGCATTATTCAGAAGATATGTTCCCAACTATGGACATGGGTGACGGTGAGGAGTTTGTGCTTCGTCCGATGAACTGTCCGCACCACATTCAAGTTTATAAAAACCATGTGCGTTCTTACCGTGAATTGCCAGTACGTATCGCTGAGCTTGGTATGATGCACCGCTATGAAAAATCTGGTGCATTGACTGGTTTGCAGCGTGTACGTGAGATGACTCTTAACGACGGTCATATCTTTGTCACACCTGAGCAAATCCAAGAAGAGTTCAAAAAAGCTCTCCAGTTGATCATCGATGTGTACGCAGATTTCAACCTAAACGACTATCGTTTCCGTCTGTCTTATCGTGACCCAGAGGACAAAGAGAAGTACTATGACAACGATGAGATGTGGGAAAATGCCCAGCGGATGCTGAAAGGTGCCATGGATGAAATGGGTGTGGACTACTTTGAGGCTGAGGGTGAAGCAGCCTTCTACGGTCCGAAGTTGGATATTCAGGTGAAAACTGCCCTCGGTAACGAGGAAACTCTATCAACCATTCAGTTGGATTTCCTCTTGCCAGAACGCTTTGGTCTGACCTATATTGGTGCTGACGGTGAAGAACACCGCCCAGTCATGATTCACCGTGGTGTCATCTCGACTATGGAACGCTTCACGGCTATCTTGATTGAAACCTACAAGGGTGCCTTCCCAACTTGGTTGGCTCCAACCCAAGTGACTATGATTCCAATCTCTGTGGAAGCTCACTTGGACTACGCTTGGAAGGTTGCTAAGGAATTGCAAGACCGTGGCGTTCGCGTACACGTGGATGAGCGGAACGAGAAGATGCAATACAAGATCCGTCAGAGTCAGACCAGCAAGATTCCATACCAGCTCATCGTCGGTGACAAGGAAATGGAAGACAATGCTGTCAACGTTCGTCGTTACGGAAGCAAGGCAACACAAACTCAGTCTGTATCAGAATTTGTGGACCATATCCTAGCAGATATTGCCCGCAAGTCGCGTCCAGCTGAAGCTGAATAA
- a CDS encoding acyltransferase family protein, with product MQIYAVFGSSIVISKILFSSYTVDKIQPSHLVSNFLLPDTSMWYIWFLILMASATLILHQLQLTKPVSLICIGLFTLFATLFGGPLNISQLPIGLQHLTSLPLFYFLGIYFAKKEIHKKMVRQAVFHSLAGLVTVFYLIYLQSYQTYPSQHLPFHTFLRYANGLAMTYLIVSIIITLERRLPSIIAWFGQYSLYFYLVHTYILTIITLFIKKYFIDFSTPLLLLISFGLLLIINSLVLMIVKRIPILDKVFQGKVISYPKKKSN from the coding sequence TTGCAAATATACGCAGTCTTTGGCAGTAGTATTGTAATTAGCAAAATCCTCTTTTCAAGTTACACTGTTGATAAAATACAACCTAGTCACCTCGTTTCTAATTTTCTCCTGCCAGATACGTCTATGTGGTATATTTGGTTTTTAATCCTTATGGCCTCCGCAACTCTTATTCTCCATCAATTGCAACTAACAAAACCAGTTTCACTGATTTGCATTGGTCTTTTTACACTATTCGCTACACTATTTGGTGGTCCATTAAATATCAGTCAGTTACCAATTGGGTTACAACACCTGACTTCTTTACCACTATTTTATTTTTTAGGTATTTATTTTGCCAAGAAAGAAATTCACAAGAAAATGGTTAGACAGGCCGTTTTTCACAGTTTAGCCGGTCTGGTCACCGTCTTCTATCTCATCTATTTACAGTCCTACCAAACCTACCCAAGTCAGCACCTGCCATTTCATACCTTCCTACGATATGCAAACGGACTAGCTATGACCTACCTGATTGTTTCTATCATAATCACTCTGGAAAGAAGATTACCCTCTATTATAGCTTGGTTTGGCCAGTATTCACTTTACTTCTATCTGGTACATACCTACATCCTGACAATTATTACTCTTTTCATAAAGAAATATTTTATAGATTTTTCTACACCTCTGCTGCTGCTCATAAGTTTTGGATTACTTCTTATCATCAATTCCCTAGTCTTGATGATTGTCAAAAGAATTCCTATACTGGATAAAGTATTTCAAGGGAAGGTGATTTCCTACCCTAAAAAGAAAAGTAACTAA
- a CDS encoding acyltransferase family protein, with protein MKRLIYIDQLKGFGILAVLFLHTVGYIRNALPYTDIPLWRLEAWLHSFLMPFFVFVSGFSFYHFYLKPKPRNNTYIYIYIYISTVANIRSLWQ; from the coding sequence ATGAAACGACTCATCTATATTGACCAGCTGAAAGGTTTTGGAATTTTAGCTGTCTTATTTCTGCATACAGTCGGTTATATCCGAAACGCTCTTCCATATACCGATATCCCTCTTTGGCGACTAGAAGCCTGGCTACACTCTTTCCTTATGCCATTTTTTGTATTTGTCAGTGGCTTTAGTTTCTATCATTTTTACCTAAAACCAAAACCTAGAAATAATACTTATATATATATATATATATATATTTCGACTGTTGCAAATATACGCAGTCTTTGGCAGTAG
- a CDS encoding amino acid ABC transporter permease — protein sequence MNYVLELLKPSTFQLLWSGLKLTLYISSISVVLSVLFGMILAIMRNGKNPLFKWIATIYIEFVRNVPNLLWIFTVFLVFQMKSTPAGIAAFTIFTTAAMAEIIRGGLNAIGPGQTEAGLSQGFTPVQIMVYIIMPQAIRKMLPAIISQIVTVIKDTSFLYSVIALQELFGSSQILMGRYFEAEQVFALYLMVALIYFVINFTISSLSRYVAKSWASSIE from the coding sequence ATGAATTATGTTTTAGAATTACTCAAACCTTCAACCTTCCAACTCTTGTGGAGCGGATTGAAATTAACCCTTTATATCTCAAGCATTTCGGTGGTTCTTTCAGTTCTCTTCGGAATGATTTTAGCCATCATGCGAAATGGAAAAAATCCACTCTTCAAGTGGATTGCAACCATCTATATCGAATTTGTGCGAAATGTACCAAACCTACTTTGGATTTTCACCGTTTTCTTGGTCTTCCAAATGAAGTCAACGCCTGCTGGTATTGCTGCTTTTACTATTTTTACCACAGCAGCCATGGCCGAGATTATCCGTGGTGGTCTAAACGCCATCGGACCGGGCCAGACCGAAGCTGGTTTATCACAGGGTTTTACCCCAGTGCAAATCATGGTTTATATCATCATGCCGCAGGCCATTCGCAAGATGCTGCCAGCCATCATCTCACAGATTGTGACGGTCATCAAGGACACTAGTTTCCTCTACTCCGTTATCGCCTTGCAAGAACTCTTTGGTTCTAGTCAAATCCTCATGGGACGCTACTTTGAGGCGGAGCAAGTTTTTGCTCTCTATCTCATGGTTGCTCTCATCTACTTTGTCATCAATTTCACCATTTCAAGCCTGTCACGTTATGTGGCTAAGTCTTGGGCGAGCAGTATTGAATAA